A section of the Acropora muricata isolate sample 2 chromosome 4, ASM3666990v1, whole genome shotgun sequence genome encodes:
- the LOC136915399 gene encoding ras-related protein Rab-8B-like isoform X3 gives MALKKGLKMALTPNIRISRQQQPSLDSNQTDDHFQSRDTAGQERFRTITTAYYRGAMGIMLVYDITNDKSFENIKNWIRNIEEHASSDVEKMVLGNKCDMEDRRVVTKD, from the exons ATGGCTCTGAAGAAGGGTCTGAAGATGGCCTTGACTCCGAATATCAGaatcagtcgccaacaacagccTTCTCTGGACTCCAATCAAACAGATGATCATTTCCAATCAAG GGACACAGCTGGACAGGAAAGGTTCCGTACCATCACCACAGCGTACTACCGTGGAGCTATG GGAATCATGCTTGTATATGACATCACAAATGATAAGTCATTTGAGAATATCAAGAACTGGATCAGGAATATTGAAGAG CATGCATCATCTGATGTTGAAAAAATGGTGCTGGGAAATAAATGCGACATGGAAGATAGAAGGGTAGTGACCAAGGATTGA
- the LOC136915399 gene encoding uncharacterized protein isoform X1, whose protein sequence is MNPVVRQILDNIGKLGRELENCEPNPPHPNGGTMSNERTVSVEGEVSRIFRRSAAQPSGSIYTSNATFTSTVNNVITTSTSTSTQQGPSNSTNSTLSPRFRLSYNLPVKRIYLLYLQTVLLIAGPGVTIYSASKQHVHGTQLDRKGSVPSPQRTTVELWESCLYMTSQMISHLRISRTGSGILKSMHHLMLKKWCWEINATWKIEG, encoded by the exons ATGAATCCTGTCGTAAGACAGATCCTTGATAACATCGGTAAATTGGGCAGAGAGCTGGAAAACTGTGAGCCAAATCCACCTCATCCAAATGGTGGAACTATGAGCAACGAAAGAACAGTTTCTGTCGAGGGTGAAGTGTCACGAATTTTCAGGCGAAGCGCAGCACAGCCCTCTGGCAGCATTTATACCAGTAATGCTACCTTTACTAGCACTGTCAACAATGTCATCACTACTAGTACTTCTACATCTACTCAGCAAGGACCAAGTAACAGCACAAATTCTACGTTGAGTCCGCGCTTCAGGCTATCGTATAAtttacccgtgaaaagaatttatctgctgtacttgcaaacagttctactcatagccgggcccggcgtcacaatatacagtgcaagtaaacaacacgttcacg GGACACAGCTGGACAGGAAAGGTTCCGTACCATCACCACAGCGTACTACCGTGGAGCTATG GGAATCATGCTTGTATATGACATCACAAATGATAAGTCATTTGAGAATATCAAGAACTGGATCAGGAATATTGAAGAG CATGCATCATCTGATGTTGAAAAAATGGTGCTGGGAAATAAATGCGACATGGAAGATAGAAGGGTAG
- the LOC136915399 gene encoding uncharacterized protein isoform X2, giving the protein MVCDFDGSIGSWDVNCVRNKGTSFASCAFACEGSWLVVKLECAFEVFENDIFYCKVLWVVGTQLDRKGSVPSPQRTTVELWESCLYMTSQMISHLRISRTGSGILKSMHHLMLKKWCWEINATWKIEG; this is encoded by the exons atggtctgtgactttgacggatcgattgggtcctgggatgttaactgtgttagaaataaagggacaagttttgcatcgtgtgcgtttgcatgtgaaggttcctggttggttgttaaacttgaatgcgcttttgaagtttttgagaatgacattttttattgcaaggttttgtgggtggtag GGACACAGCTGGACAGGAAAGGTTCCGTACCATCACCACAGCGTACTACCGTGGAGCTATG GGAATCATGCTTGTATATGACATCACAAATGATAAGTCATTTGAGAATATCAAGAACTGGATCAGGAATATTGAAGAG CATGCATCATCTGATGTTGAAAAAATGGTGCTGGGAAATAAATGCGACATGGAAGATAGAAGGGTAG